In Paenibacillus sp. FSL R7-0345, a single window of DNA contains:
- a CDS encoding PAS domain S-box protein, translating into MDYLAENHSILDQAFMMSPVGMALWAVETDKWIKVNSALCDILGCTETDFLQNTVCGSLIAPPAEQEGLSLKETIDPRSLAPGASSVKELKFYSRTGRPLWLSLTFVRPETGQESPHIIVYAADITDRKIADQLTVDSRDLYDLFIKDDQSMISFTQPDGILSFISPSSLKLIGYRPEEMIGRNRLEFYHPDDRREMDLSEGLLENAAYTRRLRHKDGHYIWFETSFHAVRNEKNEITRIMGIGRNVSSRKQNEEALAAAQRVARIGSWSWDLIKGKLAFSEEVQRMLHYSIGSTDVSYHSFAQLVHPEDLASLYEDVELALNLGGSSEAAYRLILPDKTRLAVNIQSDVIYSPEGQPVRIIGMMQDITERQEMERQLRESERNFRLMSENSLDLISRHAVKDSVFLYCSPASRTLLGYEPEEMIGTSAYDYLHPDDLLMMQQKMAQSAAAKFIPPISFRYRHKNGSYVWFETNSRYIFDEQGQITEIIAVGRDITERKQFEARLQESEQRYKSLFEYNPSAVYSMNLKGEYLTANTILEELTGYSLEELIGNYYGPLVHEKDVQRTKYHFDMALQGVPQSYDLTLIHKSGKLVEINSTNIPIIVDDKVVGVFGISRDITERTRYTEQIEKLSNDYTLILNAVSEGLFGLDTEGRVTFINPAGAQMLGFSYGEIMGQPYLEYIQQTALDGIYSRPEESPLMQAVRAGESLQSSDAVLWRKDGSSFLAEYQVTPLFDKGERIGAVVVFRDITDEQEIIRAKESAEKADQAKSEFLAIMSHELRTPMNGIMGMTDLLAETELDEEQRGYATIISESSASLLYILNEILDFSKIEAGKMTLVQEPVNLEWVMESVTELFLPKAREKNIEMTCLIAPGVPEIIVGDAARLRQVLVNLVSNAVKFTEQGSVAIAVTTEYCTNRHRMTLKFSVQDTGIGIPPEKQSLLFQSFSQLHPAINRKYGGTGLGLSICKRLVELMGGAIAVDSSEGEGSNFYFTLPMKVDYEPDKEPVETVKAEAEVKNPLKAGTAGSASYALPEPGGTTLQISGDLPEVEPKYGPLRILVAEDHPVNQRLLLTMLKKRGYAADLVENGWQALQNVMQQPYDLVFMDVQMPVMSGLTAAARIRDQLAPDNRPYLVAVTAFTRPEDRERCLAVGMEDFISKPFAASDIERVLQERRERIAL; encoded by the coding sequence CAGTATTCTGGATCAAGCATTCATGATGTCCCCGGTAGGAATGGCTCTATGGGCCGTAGAGACGGATAAGTGGATTAAGGTTAATTCCGCGCTGTGCGATATTTTAGGCTGCACTGAAACGGATTTTCTCCAGAACACAGTTTGCGGCAGCCTGATTGCACCGCCTGCGGAGCAGGAGGGGCTGTCATTAAAAGAAACTATAGACCCGCGCTCACTTGCGCCGGGGGCTTCTTCTGTAAAAGAATTAAAATTCTACAGCCGGACAGGCCGCCCCTTATGGCTGTCCCTTACTTTTGTGCGTCCTGAAACCGGACAGGAATCCCCGCATATTATCGTGTATGCAGCGGATATAACGGACCGCAAAATCGCGGACCAGCTCACTGTAGACAGCCGTGATTTATACGATTTATTTATAAAAGATGATCAAAGCATGATTTCCTTTACCCAGCCGGACGGCATCCTGAGCTTTATTTCTCCCTCTTCACTAAAGCTTATCGGCTACAGGCCGGAAGAGATGATCGGCAGGAACCGCCTGGAGTTCTATCATCCCGACGACAGAAGGGAGATGGACCTGTCGGAAGGGCTGCTGGAGAATGCTGCCTATACCCGCCGTCTGCGCCATAAGGACGGGCATTATATCTGGTTTGAAACCTCTTTTCATGCTGTGCGGAATGAAAAAAATGAAATTACCAGAATTATGGGCATTGGCCGGAATGTATCCAGCCGCAAACAGAACGAAGAGGCTCTGGCTGCCGCGCAGAGAGTTGCCCGGATCGGCTCCTGGAGCTGGGATCTCATCAAAGGCAAGCTGGCCTTCTCGGAAGAGGTACAGCGTATGCTGCACTACAGCATCGGTTCAACGGATGTGAGCTACCACTCCTTTGCACAGCTGGTCCATCCTGAGGATCTGGCATCCTTGTATGAGGATGTGGAGCTGGCACTGAACCTGGGAGGGTCCAGTGAAGCCGCCTACAGGCTGATTCTGCCTGACAAGACCAGGCTCGCGGTAAACATACAATCCGATGTGATTTACAGCCCGGAGGGGCAGCCTGTCCGGATAATCGGGATGATGCAGGATATTACCGAAAGGCAGGAGATGGAACGCCAGCTTCGGGAGAGTGAGCGCAATTTCCGCCTGATGTCAGAGAATTCCCTTGACCTGATCTCGCGTCATGCGGTCAAGGACAGCGTGTTTCTCTACTGCTCGCCAGCCAGCCGTACTCTGCTCGGCTATGAGCCTGAGGAAATGATCGGTACCAGCGCCTATGATTACCTGCACCCCGATGATTTGCTGATGATGCAGCAAAAGATGGCGCAAAGCGCAGCGGCCAAATTTATTCCGCCGATTTCCTTCCGGTACCGCCACAAAAACGGCAGCTACGTCTGGTTTGAGACAAACAGCCGCTACATTTTTGATGAACAGGGGCAGATTACAGAGATCATTGCTGTCGGCCGCGATATAACTGAGCGCAAGCAGTTTGAGGCCAGACTGCAGGAGAGCGAGCAGCGTTATAAATCGCTGTTTGAATACAATCCGTCAGCTGTGTACTCCATGAATCTAAAAGGAGAATATTTAACTGCGAATACAATTCTGGAGGAGCTGACCGGCTACTCTCTGGAGGAGCTGATCGGTAATTATTACGGGCCGCTTGTACATGAAAAGGATGTCCAAAGGACGAAGTATCATTTTGATATGGCCCTCCAGGGCGTGCCGCAAAGCTATGATCTGACGCTAATTCATAAATCGGGGAAGCTGGTGGAAATCAATTCGACCAATATTCCGATTATTGTTGACGACAAGGTTGTCGGGGTCTTCGGCATCTCCCGCGATATTACAGAGCGCACCCGTTATACAGAGCAGATCGAGAAGCTGAGCAACGACTATACGCTAATTCTTAATGCGGTGTCCGAAGGCCTCTTCGGCCTTGATACGGAAGGCAGGGTGACTTTTATCAATCCTGCCGGAGCGCAGATGCTGGGCTTTTCCTATGGTGAAATTATGGGACAGCCGTATCTCGAATATATTCAGCAGACCGCGCTGGATGGCATTTATTCACGGCCGGAGGAGTCTCCCCTGATGCAGGCTGTGCGGGCGGGGGAATCGCTGCAGAGCAGTGATGCGGTACTTTGGCGGAAGGACGGGTCAAGCTTTTTGGCTGAGTATCAGGTGACCCCTTTGTTTGATAAGGGCGAGCGTATCGGAGCAGTTGTTGTCTTCCGTGATATTACCGATGAGCAGGAAATCATCCGTGCCAAAGAATCTGCTGAAAAGGCCGATCAGGCCAAATCGGAATTTCTTGCCATTATGAGCCATGAGCTGAGAACCCCGATGAACGGGATTATGGGCATGACCGACCTGCTTGCCGAAACAGAGCTCGATGAGGAGCAGCGCGGGTACGCTACGATCATCAGTGAGAGCAGCGCCTCCCTGCTGTATATTCTGAATGAAATTCTGGATTTCAGTAAAATTGAAGCCGGCAAAATGACGCTCGTCCAGGAGCCGGTCAATCTGGAATGGGTTATGGAAAGTGTCACGGAGCTGTTCCTGCCCAAGGCACGGGAGAAAAACATTGAGATGACCTGCCTGATTGCCCCGGGTGTGCCGGAAATTATTGTAGGGGATGCAGCCCGGCTGCGCCAGGTGCTGGTGAATCTGGTCAGCAACGCAGTCAAGTTTACCGAACAGGGATCTGTTGCTATTGCAGTAACTACGGAATACTGTACCAACCGCCACAGAATGACCCTGAAATTCAGTGTGCAGGATACCGGAATCGGCATTCCACCGGAGAAGCAATCCCTGTTATTCCAGTCCTTCTCCCAGCTGCATCCGGCTATCAACCGCAAATATGGCGGTACCGGGCTTGGTTTATCTATCTGTAAGCGTCTTGTGGAGCTTATGGGAGGAGCTATCGCGGTGGACAGCTCGGAAGGGGAAGGCTCCAATTTCTATTTTACTCTGCCTATGAAGGTTGATTATGAACCGGATAAAGAACCCGTGGAGACGGTGAAGGCGGAAGCGGAGGTTAAGAACCCTCTGAAAGCCGGTACTGCCGGCAGCGCTTCATACGCCTTGCCGGAGCCCGGGGGGACGACGCTGCAGATTTCCGGGGATCTGCCTGAGGTGGAGCCCAAATACGGCCCGCTGCGGATTCTGGTAGCCGAAGATCATCCGGTTAACCAGAGGCTGCTGCTGACCATGCTGAAAAAGCGCGGATATGCCGCCGACCTGGTAGAGAACGGCTGGCAGGCATTACAGAATGTGATGCAGCAGCCGTATGATCTTGTATTTATGGATGTGCAGATGCCTGTGATGAGCGGGCTTACCGCTGCAGCCAGAATCCGTGACCAGCTTGCGCCGGATAACCGTCCGTATCTGGTAGCTGTAACCGCCTTTACCCGTCCGGAGGACCGGGAGCGGTGTCTGGCTGTAGGCATGGAGGATTTCATCAGCAAGCCGTTTGCGGCTTCGGATATCGAACGTGTTCTGCAGGAGCGCCGGGAGCGGATTGCTTTATGA
- a CDS encoding C39 family peptidase, which yields MSRSPQSRRLLAAEPYTQWEPGVHSPGSACGPATLAAMLEYWHTRQGADFLPGSKHFGTKAEHINYIYSRHSGRAWGMSVRSFVRALNRYIRSASGKDGSNGRQHAVAVFNDIERYKAEIDAGRPVALKFDKWFSFRWRMDFAYDYHWVLGIGYEEPEGGSGPVLIVHDNGLRLRGGGYRPGQERSIPYKPNEAVVTMVSLDITGF from the coding sequence ATGAGCCGGTCTCCGCAGAGCCGCCGCCTCCTAGCAGCAGAACCTTATACCCAATGGGAGCCGGGCGTTCATTCGCCCGGCTCTGCCTGCGGGCCGGCCACGCTCGCGGCCATGCTGGAATACTGGCATACCCGGCAGGGGGCGGATTTTCTTCCCGGCAGCAAGCATTTTGGCACTAAAGCGGAACATATAAATTACATATACAGCCGGCATAGCGGGAGAGCCTGGGGAATGAGCGTAAGGAGCTTTGTCCGGGCACTTAACAGGTATATCAGGTCCGCTTCCGGGAAGGATGGGAGTAACGGCCGGCAGCATGCTGTGGCGGTATTCAATGATATTGAACGGTATAAAGCGGAGATTGATGCGGGCCGGCCGGTTGCACTCAAATTCGATAAATGGTTCAGCTTCCGCTGGCGGATGGACTTTGCCTATGACTATCACTGGGTGCTGGGTATCGGATATGAGGAGCCGGAGGGCGGCTCCGGGCCTGTGCTGATTGTGCATGATAACGGCCTGCGGCTTAGAGGCGGCGGCTACCGTCCGGGACAGGAGCGGAGTATTCCCTACAAGCCCAATGAGGCTGTTGTTACAATGGTAAGCCTCGATATTACCGGTTTTTAG
- the pulA gene encoding type I pullulanase, giving the protein MSVQKEMKEPIHYGDPAATGGISVFDQDFDNLFSYDGNDLGLSYTPHHSSFCLWAPTAFEAEVVLYDTWQDAAGEHLPMTREVRGTWRLNVSGDLEGKFYTYRVRVGEQWNEAADPYARAVGVNGDRSAVLDMSKTNPERWTEDKPQLADPVDSVIYELHLRDLSVHPASGIVHKSQYLGLAEDGTRGPGGIATGLDHIAGLGVTHVQLLPIYDYATESVDETMLDQPHYNWGYDPKNYNAPEGSYATNPYAPGVRIRELKTMIQALHDRGLRVIMDVVYNHVYDGFRVNFTKLVPGYYLRYKQDGTLSNGSGCGNDVASERLMVSRFIVESVLYWAEEYHIDGFRFDLMGLLDIGTMQEIRRRLDDMDPSIMTIGEGWIMDTELAPEKLASQSNADVLPGIGHFNDGFRDAVKGNIFRYEEQGFISGRLGLEKAVKTGITGGVVHGQESGQFADEPQQCVNFVECHDNHTLWDKIVLSTQGESDGQRAAMHRLASAMVLTSQGIPFLHAGQEFMRTKDGIENSYKSPAEVNWMDWERCAARSADVDYMKRLIALRKAHPAFRLRTAEEIRTQLRFEQAPAGTIAYTLRGHAGGDTAEHLYVLYNANPAGASLNLPALGEWSILFGEELAAQPAGGKLTVKEIGMVVLAVQP; this is encoded by the coding sequence TTGTCCGTACAAAAAGAAATGAAAGAACCGATTCATTATGGTGATCCGGCGGCTACGGGCGGAATTTCCGTGTTCGACCAGGATTTTGATAACCTCTTCAGTTATGACGGCAATGATCTTGGCCTAAGCTACACGCCGCATCATTCGTCCTTCTGTCTATGGGCGCCTACTGCCTTCGAGGCAGAAGTTGTGCTCTATGATACCTGGCAGGATGCCGCGGGTGAGCATTTGCCGATGACCCGCGAGGTGCGCGGCACCTGGAGGCTGAATGTATCCGGTGATCTGGAAGGCAAATTTTACACTTACCGGGTACGGGTCGGAGAGCAGTGGAATGAAGCGGCTGATCCCTATGCCCGGGCTGTCGGGGTTAACGGTGACCGGAGTGCTGTTCTGGACATGTCCAAGACCAATCCTGAGCGCTGGACGGAAGACAAGCCGCAGCTTGCTGATCCGGTTGATTCTGTCATTTATGAGCTGCATCTGCGTGACTTGTCGGTTCATCCGGCAAGCGGCATTGTCCACAAAAGCCAGTACCTGGGCCTTGCCGAGGATGGTACCCGCGGCCCCGGCGGAATCGCCACCGGGCTGGATCATATCGCCGGCCTTGGGGTGACCCATGTGCAGCTGCTGCCCATTTATGACTATGCCACAGAGAGTGTTGACGAAACAATGCTGGATCAGCCCCACTACAATTGGGGCTACGATCCCAAAAACTATAATGCCCCGGAAGGCTCCTATGCCACCAATCCTTATGCTCCAGGTGTGCGTATCCGCGAACTGAAGACAATGATACAGGCGCTGCATGACCGCGGTCTGCGCGTTATTATGGATGTTGTCTACAATCACGTCTATGACGGCTTCCGCGTTAACTTCACGAAGCTGGTTCCCGGCTATTATCTCCGCTACAAGCAGGACGGCACTCTGTCTAACGGTTCAGGCTGCGGAAATGATGTCGCCAGCGAACGGCTGATGGTATCGCGCTTTATTGTGGAATCGGTCCTGTACTGGGCGGAGGAATATCATATTGACGGCTTCCGCTTTGATCTGATGGGCCTGCTGGATATTGGGACAATGCAGGAGATCCGCCGCCGGCTGGACGACATGGACCCTTCGATTATGACAATCGGTGAGGGCTGGATCATGGATACGGAGCTGGCACCCGAGAAGCTGGCCAGCCAGAGCAATGCGGACGTGCTGCCGGGCATCGGCCATTTCAACGACGGCTTCCGTGATGCAGTGAAGGGCAATATTTTCCGATATGAAGAGCAGGGATTCATCAGTGGCCGGCTAGGCCTGGAGAAGGCCGTCAAGACCGGGATTACCGGGGGGGTGGTTCATGGGCAGGAATCCGGACAGTTCGCCGACGAGCCGCAGCAGTGTGTGAACTTTGTGGAATGCCATGATAACCATACCCTCTGGGACAAAATCGTGCTGTCGACCCAGGGCGAAAGCGATGGACAGAGAGCGGCAATGCACCGCCTGGCGTCAGCAATGGTGCTGACCAGCCAGGGTATCCCTTTCCTGCACGCCGGGCAGGAGTTTATGCGTACCAAGGACGGCATTGAGAACAGCTATAAGTCTCCGGCTGAGGTCAACTGGATGGATTGGGAACGCTGCGCCGCGCGTTCCGCCGATGTTGATTATATGAAACGCCTGATTGCGCTGCGCAAGGCACACCCGGCCTTCCGCCTGCGCACCGCAGAGGAAATCCGGACGCAGCTGAGGTTTGAGCAGGCGCCGGCCGGTACGATTGCGTATACCCTGCGCGGCCATGCCGGCGGGGATACGGCAGAGCATCTGTATGTGCTCTATAATGCCAATCCGGCCGGAGCTTCCCTGAACCTGCCTGCCCTTGGCGAATGGAGCATTCTGTTCGGCGAAGAGCTGGCAGCACAGCCTGCCGGCGGTAAGCTTACAGTCAAGGAAATCGGAATGGTTGTGCTTGCTGTGCAGCCGTAG
- a CDS encoding PadR family transcriptional regulator yields MISSDVIRGYNDTLILYMLLDGESYGYEISKNIRKLSEEKYVMKETTLYSAFTRLEKNGYIDSFFQDETFGKRRTYYRITPLGLAYYKEKCAEWKVTQEVVNKFIKEL; encoded by the coding sequence TTGATCAGCAGTGATGTTATCCGGGGATACAACGATACGCTTATTCTCTACATGCTGCTTGATGGCGAATCTTACGGATATGAAATATCCAAGAACATCAGGAAGCTGTCAGAAGAAAAGTATGTCATGAAGGAAACCACCCTTTACTCCGCGTTCACCCGGCTTGAGAAGAACGGCTATATCGATTCTTTTTTTCAGGATGAAACGTTCGGCAAGAGACGCACCTATTACCGCATTACCCCGCTGGGTCTGGCCTATTACAAGGAGAAGTGCGCAGAATGGAAGGTTACACAAGAGGTTGTTAACAAATTCATAAAGGAGCTGTAG
- a CDS encoding permease prefix domain 1-containing protein, producing MDTIAGYLNNMFASLPRTEQTYNLKQDLLANMEEKYHELKKEGKSENEAVGIVISEFGNIDELIDELGIQAGGEDTLLPLLGPEDTWSYTVSKKKAGLMVGIGVMLCIIGPALLVFLVTLAEYGFLRGVISEDAAGIIGVSVLLVLVAFAIGLFIFSSNMMEKYKKWEKGLKLPYFLRTELEQRSRAFAPTYTLSLTLGICLCVLSPVLIIVWAAINEDTAGYGVSVMLLLIALAVFLFIYYGTIKESFSFLLKEGEFAELPPEKKEERRVMGSIAGIIWPLAVCIFLISGFVFNRWDINWVVFPVTGILLGIFNSVYNLVKAR from the coding sequence ATGGATACGATTGCCGGATATTTGAACAATATGTTCGCTTCCCTGCCCAGGACAGAGCAGACGTATAACCTGAAACAGGATTTACTCGCAAATATGGAGGAGAAATATCACGAGCTCAAAAAAGAAGGGAAATCGGAGAATGAAGCGGTCGGCATCGTCATCTCGGAATTCGGCAATATTGATGAGCTGATCGATGAGCTGGGCATACAGGCAGGGGGAGAGGATACACTGCTTCCGCTGCTGGGACCTGAAGATACGTGGAGCTACACAGTGTCTAAAAAGAAAGCTGGGCTCATGGTGGGTATCGGCGTAATGCTGTGCATTATCGGCCCGGCGCTGCTGGTTTTTCTGGTTACTCTTGCTGAATACGGCTTTTTACGCGGTGTGATTTCAGAGGATGCTGCCGGAATAATTGGCGTCAGTGTATTGCTGGTGCTGGTCGCTTTTGCAATCGGACTGTTCATCTTCAGCAGCAATATGATGGAGAAATATAAGAAGTGGGAAAAAGGGCTTAAGCTGCCCTACTTTTTACGGACAGAGCTTGAGCAGCGCAGCCGCGCATTTGCACCCACCTACACCTTGTCGCTGACCCTGGGAATTTGCCTTTGCGTTCTGTCACCGGTTCTGATTATTGTCTGGGCTGCAATCAATGAGGATACTGCAGGATACGGAGTATCCGTTATGCTCCTGCTTATTGCGCTGGCTGTCTTTCTGTTCATCTATTACGGAACGATTAAGGAGAGCTTCAGCTTCCTGCTCAAGGAAGGTGAATTTGCCGAGCTCCCTCCTGAAAAGAAAGAGGAAAGACGTGTCATGGGCTCAATCGCAGGCATTATCTGGCCGCTCGCTGTATGCATTTTTCTCATAAGCGGCTTTGTGTTTAACCGCTGGGACATCAACTGGGTCGTATTCCCTGTGACCGGTATTCTTCTGGGCATCTTTAATTCGGTATATAATCTTGTCAAAGCCCGTTAG
- a CDS encoding glutamate synthase subunit beta, which produces MGKATGFLEFQRQTAAECEPLQRIKDWNEFLLPMDEDKLKEQGSRCMDCGTPFCHVGRLLSGMASGCPLHNLIPEWNDLVYRGNWQVALKRLHKTNNFPEFTGRVCPSPCEGACTVGMNGSPVTIKTIERSIVDRGFAEGWIVPEPPLVRTGKRVAVVGSGPAGLACAAQLNKAGHTVTVYERADRIGGLLTYGIPNMKLDKKTVQRRVDLLAAEGITFVTRTEIGKDIAASQLQEENDAVVLCGGSTQARDLPIEGRELRGIHQAMEFLTLNTKSLLDSGLADGEYLSAAGKDVVVIGGGDTGTDCVATSIRHGCRSVIQLEIMPQSPLTRQPGNPWPEWPKVLKVDYGQHEAAALYKEDPRRYLVSSKRFAGDDGGHVQELHTVRIEWVRNEQGRMVAREVPGSEEVLKTQLVLLALGFTGPEDTLLDQLGVERDERSNAKAEFGVQATSVEGVFTAGDMRRGQSLVVWAIQEGRQTAREVDRYLMGASDLPK; this is translated from the coding sequence ATGGGTAAAGCAACCGGATTTTTGGAATTTCAGCGGCAGACGGCCGCGGAGTGCGAGCCGCTGCAGCGTATTAAAGACTGGAATGAATTTTTGCTGCCAATGGATGAAGATAAACTGAAGGAGCAGGGCTCCCGCTGTATGGACTGCGGAACACCGTTCTGTCATGTGGGGCGCCTGCTCTCCGGGATGGCCTCCGGCTGTCCGCTGCATAATCTGATTCCCGAATGGAATGACCTGGTATACCGCGGCAACTGGCAGGTTGCCCTCAAGCGGCTGCATAAGACGAATAACTTTCCGGAATTTACAGGCCGTGTCTGTCCTTCCCCGTGCGAAGGCGCCTGTACTGTAGGGATGAACGGCAGCCCGGTCACAATCAAGACGATTGAACGCTCAATTGTAGACCGCGGCTTCGCCGAGGGCTGGATCGTTCCGGAGCCGCCGCTGGTGCGCACAGGCAAACGAGTAGCCGTTGTCGGCTCCGGGCCGGCCGGACTCGCCTGCGCCGCCCAGCTGAACAAAGCGGGTCACACGGTAACTGTCTACGAGCGGGCTGACCGGATCGGCGGACTGCTGACCTACGGGATTCCGAATATGAAGCTGGATAAGAAGACCGTTCAGCGCCGGGTGGACCTGCTGGCTGCTGAAGGCATTACTTTCGTAACCCGGACCGAGATCGGCAAGGATATTGCCGCCTCGCAGCTGCAGGAGGAGAATGATGCCGTTGTGCTGTGCGGCGGCTCGACCCAGGCGCGTGACCTGCCGATTGAAGGCCGCGAACTGCGCGGGATTCACCAGGCGATGGAATTCCTGACGCTGAATACGAAGAGTCTGCTCGATTCCGGCCTGGCTGACGGTGAATACCTGTCTGCGGCAGGCAAGGATGTAGTTGTCATCGGCGGCGGTGACACAGGTACTGACTGTGTGGCCACTTCCATCCGCCACGGCTGCCGCAGCGTGATCCAGCTGGAGATTATGCCGCAGTCCCCGCTGACCCGCCAGCCGGGCAATCCTTGGCCGGAATGGCCTAAGGTACTGAAGGTAGACTACGGACAGCATGAGGCCGCGGCTTTGTATAAGGAAGATCCGCGCCGCTATCTCGTTTCCTCGAAGCGTTTTGCCGGCGATGACGGCGGGCATGTGCAGGAGCTGCACACTGTGCGGATTGAGTGGGTCCGTAACGAGCAGGGCCGGATGGTGGCCCGGGAGGTGCCGGGCAGTGAGGAAGTGCTCAAGACACAGCTTGTGCTGCTGGCGCTGGGCTTCACCGGACCGGAAGATACACTGCTGGATCAGCTTGGGGTTGAGCGTGACGAACGTTCCAATGCCAAGGCAGAATTCGGGGTACAGGCAACCAGCGTTGAAGGTGTATTCACAGCTGGAGATATGCGCCGCGGACAGAGCCTTGTGGTCTGGGCCATTCAAGAGGGCCGTCAGACTGCCCGTGAGGTTGACCGCTACTTGATGGGGGCTTCCGATCTGCCGAAGTAA
- the yfcE gene encoding phosphodiesterase: MKLMFISDIHGSLHWLEQALAKAEEEQPHTLVILGDFLYHGPRNPLPEGYDPQEVAARLNAYGKSLAAVRGNCDAEVDQMLLQFPMMGDYVLILHEGRKIYATHGHGFSIDQLPPLAPGDVFIQGHTHLPVADVKEGIYVLNPGSIALPKENNPHSYGILEDGKFTVKDFDGNTVKQIQL, from the coding sequence ATGAAATTAATGTTTATCTCCGATATACACGGCTCGCTGCACTGGCTGGAGCAGGCACTGGCCAAGGCTGAAGAGGAACAGCCGCATACGCTTGTGATCCTGGGGGATTTTTTGTACCATGGTCCGCGTAATCCGCTTCCTGAGGGATATGACCCGCAGGAGGTTGCCGCCCGGCTGAATGCGTACGGCAAGTCGCTGGCCGCTGTACGCGGTAACTGTGATGCCGAGGTTGACCAGATGCTGCTGCAGTTTCCGATGATGGGTGATTATGTGCTGATCCTGCATGAAGGGCGGAAGATTTACGCCACTCACGGCCACGGATTCAGCATAGACCAGCTGCCTCCGCTTGCCCCGGGGGATGTTTTTATCCAGGGGCATACCCATCTGCCGGTAGCAGATGTGAAAGAGGGCATCTATGTGCTGAACCCGGGCTCAATCGCGCTGCCTAAAGAGAATAACCCGCATTCCTACGGTATTTTAGAGGACGGGAAATTTACGGTCAAGGATTTTGACGGTAATACAGTGAAGCAGATCCAACTGTGA
- a CDS encoding helix-turn-helix transcriptional regulator: MEAASTILTELEEYMKQEALTISKFAARSGMNSGTLSNVIQGHRPIAMQQLDRITLAMNLPEGYFYELYVDNYIINGAPDWRRIGPLLQRCAELDKLEAIHRVVQHIMDKLIYAPMLFDTAEELYAQGRLAAAALMYESVAEGERFQHSERLALCRYRLFTIGLGENHESNLHAANQFEPYIERLDEADQLDALKHLADVFASMHRWNKVEELAELLGQKSSLQYKHFKKDSGQKQPSRPLIYYILYAYLLRSLVSDELGNYSKALHYASLYADMSWVKAPYTPEEQRVMEQFQEWSAANKYLYRLMAGHIEVLPEYVRYVENKENEIFPALFKIMQAANRYNFNVDGILEQFKDFLSYREQHSRLGKFTQQLTGDRYTRFQAELAVYYLRHNNFENGFRFLLDSLESSVSIRNDTITVKCVALFEKYRQSASPEQIQKYTISISEVQRINEEKDGVIVVSS; this comes from the coding sequence TTGGAAGCTGCATCCACGATCTTAACAGAGCTTGAAGAATATATGAAGCAAGAAGCTCTAACCATATCTAAATTTGCCGCGCGGTCCGGGATGAATTCCGGTACTCTCAGCAATGTCATTCAAGGCCACCGACCAATTGCCATGCAGCAGCTGGACCGGATTACTCTAGCCATGAACCTGCCTGAAGGGTATTTCTACGAACTATACGTTGACAATTACATTATTAATGGTGCTCCGGACTGGCGGCGGATCGGGCCGCTGCTGCAGCGCTGTGCAGAACTGGATAAGCTGGAGGCAATTCACCGCGTAGTCCAGCATATTATGGACAAGCTGATTTATGCTCCAATGCTGTTTGATACCGCAGAGGAGCTGTACGCCCAGGGGCGGCTGGCCGCTGCTGCCCTGATGTATGAAAGCGTGGCCGAGGGTGAACGCTTCCAGCATTCCGAACGTCTGGCCCTTTGCCGGTATAGGCTGTTTACCATCGGGCTGGGCGAGAACCATGAATCCAACCTGCATGCCGCGAATCAGTTTGAGCCTTATATAGAGCGGCTGGATGAAGCTGACCAGCTTGATGCACTAAAGCATCTGGCTGATGTCTTCGCCTCCATGCACCGCTGGAACAAGGTGGAGGAGCTTGCCGAGCTGCTGGGGCAAAAGTCCAGCCTGCAGTACAAGCATTTCAAGAAGGACTCCGGGCAGAAGCAGCCTTCCCGGCCGCTGATTTACTATATATTATATGCCTACTTACTGCGTTCGCTTGTGTCTGATGAGCTGGGCAACTACAGTAAGGCTCTGCATTATGCTTCTTTGTATGCCGATATGAGCTGGGTGAAGGCTCCTTACACGCCGGAAGAGCAGCGGGTAATGGAGCAGTTCCAGGAATGGTCAGCCGCCAATAAGTATTTGTACCGTCTGATGGCAGGTCATATAGAAGTCCTTCCCGAATACGTACGTTATGTGGAAAATAAAGAAAACGAAATTTTTCCCGCCCTGTTCAAAATTATGCAGGCCGCCAACCGTTATAACTTCAATGTTGACGGGATCCTGGAGCAGTTTAAGGACTTTTTGTCTTACAGGGAACAGCACAGCCGCCTGGGGAAATTCACCCAGCAGCTGACCGGTGACCGGTATACCCGTTTTCAGGCCGAACTGGCCGTTTATTATCTGCGTCATAATAATTTCGAAAATGGCTTCCGTTTCTTATTAGATAGTTTGGAATCATCTGTTAGTATTAGGAATGACACCATTACTGTTAAATGTGTTGCTCTATTTGAGAAATACCGGCAGTCGGCATCACCTGAACAAATTCAAAAATACACCATTTCGATTAGCGAGGTGCAAAGGATCAATGAAGAAAAAGATGGCGTTATTGTTGTCAGCAGCTAG